Genomic segment of Engystomops pustulosus chromosome 8, aEngPut4.maternal, whole genome shotgun sequence:
GAGCTACACAAGGATGAGCTGACCAAGAAAATTCATCAATTTGaggagtcatgtgatatcacagatcCATTGGCCTTCTTACAAGATGATTTAACCAGAGGTGACATCAGTGATCGGAGCTGTGAGGTCATCGGTGCTAAAAGAAAAGCTCAGAGTctggatgatgtcatagtgtcacagatattatacagaggACTGCTGCGCTTTGCTGATGATCTGAATAATATGAGAAGAAAACAACAGTTCCCAGCGATGAAAAAATCTGAGGTATTACTGGATAAAGATTCTGCTTCTGAAAAGATTTTTATTTCAAAGGATCTTAGATCTGCTTCTTATACTTCTACATTACAGAACAGACCCGATGGACCCAAGAGGTTCAAGTCCTGTCAGGTGTTCAgctcctgcagcttctcctctgggagacattactgggaggtggaTGTGAGTCAGGCGGAGCAATGGATCATTGGAGTGGCCGGGGAAAGTTTGGAGAGGAAGGTGGATGGTAATGGATCTTATATTGGTTATAATGAGAAATCCTGGGTGTTAAATGTATATAGTACACTTGGTGTGCGTCATAACAATATATTCTGGGATCAGAATCTTAAAATAATGAACATCCACAAGCGGCTGTAAATAGTTAAGGTGATTTTTTGGTCTTAGATACTTTCACTTTTGGACAAAAATAATGTAATGATTTATtactaaatgtatttttatcaCCGTTTCTTCTCATGCTGTCCACTCAGGAGGCTGTGACagctgtcactcagagcagaTGGGAGGGGTTTGTGTTGTAGGTCACAGTCAAGATCTGAGGGCACTTTATAAAGAATCACCATTTGGGCGGCTGTAAAAAGCTTCAGATGATGAAGCAATAGAGAAAT
This window contains:
- the LOC140076092 gene encoding nuclear factor 7, ovary-like, giving the protein MEETRVCCTYCDSPEPAVRTCLQCETSFCEKHLQRHSKSSEHILADPDVNLENRKCSTHNEVLKYYCPMDATCICVSCWVAGDHKGHEVEVLDVASEKKKEKLRSAVEKMNSKKMEAGRRIQNLTDHGVEEENKLSGLTEKVTNLFTDLRKKLDDLESRVLGEISRQKDQVSTSVSNMIRQMELHKDELTKKIHQFEESCDITDPLAFLQDDLTRGDISDRSCEVIGAKRKAQSLDDVIVSQILYRGLLRFADDLNNMRRKQQFPAMKKSEVLLDKDSASEKIFISKDLRSASYTSTLQNRPDGPKRFKSCQVFSSCSFSSGRHYWEVDVSQAEQWIIGVAGESLERKVDGNGSYIGYNEKSWVLNVYSTLGVRHNNIFWDQNLKIMNIHKRL